The genomic stretch TCTAAGCAGATGAAGAGAATAGAATATACATCGATTTGCTGTTCTGGCAAAGATCTCGAATGAAGAAGATGATGAACGACTGTGTTAATATTACTCTCGATCGTTGTGCCAAACTCTTCTGCAGGTATGCTATGACCGGGCAATTGACCCAGAAAAGTGATGTCTATAGCTTTGGAGTCATTCTTTTAGAGCTTCTAACAGGGAGAAAGCCTGTAGACCACACAATGCCTAAAGGCCAGCAGAGTCTGGTCACTTGGGTAGGTCTAATCTCTCCGTGCAATGCATAAAACCCATGATGTACCCATTGCTGCTAATTCTATTATCCGATGTGCAAATCCTGGAACAGGCAACTCCAAGGTTAAGCGAAGACAAGGTTAAGCAGTGTGTCGATCCGAAGCTAAACGATGAGTATCCACCAAAGGCTGTTGCAAAGGTACACTATTCCATTCTTCTGTGTCTGTGTATGTGCAACCTCGTCATTACAACTTTGTCCTAACATGCAAATTGTGTTCGAACAATTCAGCTGGCAGCAGTTGCGGCACTGTGTGTGCAATACGAATCTGATTTCCGACCTAATATGACCATCGTTGTCAAGGCCCTTCAGCCACTCCTCAACGCAAAACCAGGGCAAGAACAACATAATTGACCTTGGAGCGATTCCGGTTGCTCCCTATCTATAACTAGTTTGCTTCCCCATTTTGTGTCTGTCAGTCGAATTTTATGACTGGAACTAGTAATGTGTCAGCATCTGTTGTAGTTTGACTTGATATATTGGAATGAACTAGAACATTTCTCGTGGAACCAATCTTTCGAATGAGAAAGGAGTGTGTAATGCCATTTCCAATGCAATCTTCTTTTAAATCGTCTCATGTGTGCCTACTTAGAATTCCTTGTGCATTCGATCAAAAGCAATAGATATGAAGGTGTAAACGATCATATGAATTGTTTTAATTTACGCCTACTTGTGGAGCTAAGCATCGATCATAATGTTCAGAATCTTCGTCTGCAGTTGCACCACCGTGGAGCTCACTGAGGAGGAGACTCCAAGCACTCATGTCGAAATGTGCAGACCAGCAAGGAATAGGGAATTATAGAATACTGATGCTTGAGCTTCCAATGAAACAAAGCTAGCGATCAAAGTTGACCGCAGAAAGAAGCAAATCCGCTGAAGCTTATACCTATCTCTACTGcaaatccattttcaagttgATATCATCCGGTAGAAGCTCAACACTGTTGACCTTCTTGGATTCCTCTGGATGAGCACTCGGTGTACCGCACTTACCGCATCCATTGGCGAGGTAAAACAGGATCTGTGGCACAGCAAACTCCCCATTAATGGAGTAGTACTTCCTGAGACAAAAGCATAGCGAGCATGGCACAGAACAGTAGGGACAGGCGATTTGAGGAACAAAGGGTACTGGCACGACCGGTGAATATTTAAGAGCTATCGACATGGATATGGTTGGAAGAACCGAACACTCGTCCTCCTCATTAAATGCTGCAACAATAGCTACCTAATGGATCCATGCACTAATGCAGATCATGGTTTCCGGTATCTGAATGCGATGTATATCCGAATTGAAAGATCTCTGCCAAAGAAGATGCTATATTGATCTCTCAACGATACAACGGCATGATGGAAGAAGCTGAGTAAgaatgaaaagaagaagaagaagaagaaaggaaaggaGAAAGATGATACTGATCACAGGTGCAAATCCAAGCTCACGTTCTCCTTCATGTTGGGCATCAACTGGTGAGCGAATTGGGTTTTGGGAGTcgcagaagaagcagcagcagtgtCGAGATTGTTGCCACCCATCATTCTGACACCTCCGTCAAATGATCCTGTGAATCTTGGctcgtgatctcctctggcgacGGCTGAAGGGACGCGAGAGTGGCCATGGATCAATTCTACGCTCGCGGCGGCACCATGCACGATGCCGGGGGCTCTCCAGAGGCCCGGCAACGGGCTGACGGTGATGGGCTGAGCCACCGGGCCAAGACAGCCGTGGAAACAAGCACCGGAGCGAGCGTTGGCAGTGTGCCCGTAAGGGTAGCGCGGGGGAATCGCAGAGGAGTCGACGGCTAAGCGGGCTGCGGCGGGGGAGAGCGGGGTAAGGGGGTGGTGGTAATTGAAGAGGCCGTGGACGTGATGGCCGTAGATGGCCGCCTGGCTGTGGTGGACTGCGGCAATGGCGGCGGACTGGAGGTGGGCTCGCTTCGCGTGCTGACGCTCGCGCTTGTGGGCGTTTTGGTGCCCGCCGAGCGCTTGCGATGTCGGAAAGTGACGACAACAGTAGTGGCACTCGAACTTCCGTGCAGTCTC from Musa acuminata AAA Group cultivar baxijiao chromosome BXJ1-3, Cavendish_Baxijiao_AAA, whole genome shotgun sequence encodes the following:
- the LOC135615360 gene encoding zinc finger protein 8-like codes for the protein MSEREARDLMSVDSFSQLPFIRPGPKPSTAASGIRLFGIEVPHHHNAEEDNASKDHAATATTSTNGGGETARKFECHYCCRHFPTSQALGGHQNAHKRERQHAKRAHLQSAAIAAVHHSQAAIYGHHVHGLFNYHHPLTPLSPAAARLAVDSSAIPPRYPYGHTANARSGACFHGCLGPVAQPITVSPLPGLWRAPGIVHGAAASVELIHGHSRVPSAVARGDHEPRFTGSFDGGVRMMGGNNLDTAAASSATPKTQFAHQLMPNMKENVSLDLHL